The following coding sequences lie in one Equus przewalskii isolate Varuska chromosome 25, EquPr2, whole genome shotgun sequence genomic window:
- the PLEKHG3 gene encoding pleckstrin homology domain-containing family G member 3 isoform X16 yields MPVSASLRQDGSQERPVSLSSSTSSSGSSRDSRGAMEEPNASEAAAENGAGSPRGRHPPNSNNNSSGWLNRRGPLSPFNSRAAAAPAHKLSYLGRVVREIVETERMYVQDLRSIVEDYLLKIIDTPGLLKPEQVSALFGNIENIYALNSQLLRDLDSCNSDPVAVASCFVERSQEFDIYTQYCNNYPNSVAALTECMRDKQQAKFFRDRQELLQHSLPLGSYLLKPVQRILKYHLLLQEIAKHFDEEEDGFEVVEDAIDTMTCVAWYINDMKRRHEHAVRLQEIQSLLINWKGPDLTIYGELVLEGTFRVHRVRNERTFFLFDKALLITKKRGDHFVYKGHIPCSSLMLIESTRDSLCFTVTHYKHSKQQYSIQAKTVEEKRSWTHHIKRLILENHHTTIPQKAKEAILEMDSYYPNRYRHSPERLKKAWSSQDEVSTHMQQGRRQSEPTRHLLRQLSEKARAAGMKAKGRRESEGSKSCRSPSGRSPTRAEKRMSFESASSLPEVEPDPESGTEQEVFATVEGPSTEEMPSDSESPEVLDAQLDVHQELLGLDHPGGIVDFVVAESTEDLKALSSEEEEEEPESLLPPSVLDQASVIAERFVSSFSRRSSLALEDSKSSGFGTPRLTSRSSSVLSLEGSEKGLARGGSTSDPLGSQLPQEVDTTVGAAMESGPSVNGTQPPSPGCPVEPDKSSCKKKESMLSTRDRLLLDKIKSYYENAEHHDAGFSIRRRESLSYIPKGLVRNSVSRFNSLPKPDPEPVAPLGHKRQAGSRPASWALFDLPGPGEAGAGEPAPITDAEFRPSSEIVKIWEGMESSGGSPRKGPGQGQANGFDLHEPLFILEEHELGAITEESATASPESVSPTERPSPAHLARELKELVKELSNGTQGELVAPLHPRIVQLSHVMDSRVSERVKNKVYQLARQYSLRIKSKSVTARPPLQWEKAAATVPRLQEEAGAPSGGSGRRKPVLSLLNPEQPTTGQEPSPPKPCSAGETSPRRFSCSPSAASPRTPSSGVRPSSRSPLSPFNTETFHWPDVRELCSKYASYDESLQAEGSRPRGPPVYRSRSVPESIVEPPLPGRAGRCSSLSSQRARAGLEAAQLQPPGALPPGGPAAEGALYVTADLTLDNNRRVIVMEKGPLPQPPVGLEDGGGHGPSLPAARVGQGQDFQESAEYRPKEEGPRDPADPSQQGRVRNLREKFQALNSVG; encoded by the exons ATGcccgtctctgcctccctccGCCAGGATGGCAGCCAGGAGCGGCCGGTGAGCCTGAGCTCCAGCACCTCCTCGTCGGGCTCCTCCCGTGACAGCCGCGGCGCCATGGAGGAGCCCAATGCCTCCGAGGCTGCAGCCGAGAACGGGGCGGGCTCCCCACGCGGCCGGCATCCCcccaacagcaacaacaactCCAGCGGCTGGCTGAACAGGAGGGGGCCCCTGTCCCCGTTCAACAGCCGGGCGGCCGCAGCGCCTGCGCACAAGCTCAGCTACCTGGGCCGAGTGGTGCGGGAGATCGTGGAAACGGAGCGCATGTACGTGCAGGACCTGCGCAGCATCGTTGAG GACTACCTCTTGAAGATCATCGACAcgcccgggctgctgaagccagAACAAGTCAGTGCCCTCTTTGGGAACATAGAAAACATCTACGCACTGAACAG CCAGCTACTCAGAGACCTGGACAGCTGCAATAGTGACCCCGTGGCTGTGGCCAGCTGCTTTGTGGAAAGG AGCCAGGAGTTTGATATCTACACCCAGTACTGCAACAACTACCCCAA CTCGGTGGCAGCCCTGACGGAGTGCATGCGGGACAAGCAGCAGGCCAAGTTCTTCCGGGACCGGCAGGAGCTGCTGCAGCACTCACTGCCCTTGGGCTCCTACCTGCTGAAGCCTGTGCAGCGCATCCTCAAGTACCACCTGCTGCTCCAG GAAATTGCAAAACATTTTGATGAAGAAGAGGATGGCTTTGAGGTGGTAGAGGATGCCATTGACACCATGACCTGTGTGGCCTGGTACATCAACGACATGAAGAGGAGGCACGAGCATGCAGTCCGGCTCCAG GAGATTCAGTCGCTGCTTATCAACTGGAAGGGGCCAGACCTGACCATCTATGGGGAGCTCGTCCTGGAGGGCACGTTCCGTGTGCACCGCGTGCGCAACGAGAGGACCTTCTTCCTCTTTGACAAAGCGCTGCTTATCACCAAGAAGCGGGGCGATCACTTTGTCTACAAGGGTCACATCCCG TGCTCCTCCCTAATGCTGATTGAAAGCACCAGAGATTCCCTGTGCTTCACCGTCACCCACTACAAGCACAGCAAGCAGCAGTACAGCATCCAG GCCAAAACAGTGGAGGAGAAACGGAGCTGGACTCACCACATCAAGAGGCTCATCCTGGAGAATCACCATACCACCATCCCCCAGAAG gcCAAGGAAGCCATCCTGGAAATGGATTCCTACT ATCCCAATCGGTACCGGCATAGCCCAGAGCGGCTGAAGAAGGCTTGGTCCTCCCAGGATGAGGTGTCTACCCACATGCAGCAGGGCCGCCGGCAGTCAG aGCCAACCAGACACCTGCTCAGGCAACTCAGTGAGAAAG CCAGAGCAGCGGGAATGAAG GCAAAGGGGCGCAGGGAGTCTGAAGGCTCCAAGAGCTGCAGAAGCCCCAGCGGTCGCTCTCCAACCCGTGCTGAGAAGCGCATGAGCTTTGAGTCGGCCTCCTCCTTGCCAGAG GTTGAGCCAGACCCTGAGTCTGGGACAGAGCAGGAGGTGTTTGCCACTGTGGAAGGTCCCAGCACCGAGGAGATGCCCTCAGACTCAGAGTCTCCAGAAGTCCTGGATGCACAGCTTGACGTCCATCAGGAGCTGCTGGGGCTGGACCACCCAGGTGGCATAGTGGACTTCGTGGTGGCTGAGAGCACTGAGGACCTTAAGGCCCTGagcagtgaggaggaggaggaggagcccgaGAGCCTCCTGCCCCCCTCTGTGTTGGACCAGGCCAGTGTCATTGCTGAGCGGTTCGTCAGCAGCTTCTCTCGGCGGAGCAGCCTGGCGCTGGAGGACAGCAAGTCAAGTGGCTTCGGGACCCCGAGACTCACCAGCCGGAGCAGCAGTGTGCTCAGCCTAGAGGGCAGCGAGAAGGGCCTGGCCCGAGGTGGTAGCACCTCAGACCCCCTCGGCTCTCAGCTCCCCCAGGAAGTCGACACTACTGTGGGGGCGGCCATGGAGAGCGGCCCTTCTGTCAATGGGACACAGCCCCCAAGCCCAGGCTGCCCAGTGGAGCCAGACAAGTCTTCCTGCAAGAAGAAGGAATCTATGCTCTCCACCCGAGACCGGCTGTTGCTGGACAAAATCAAGAGCTACTACGAAAACGCAGAGCATCATGATGCGGGTTTTAGCATCCGGCGCCGGGAGAGCCTTTCCTACATCCCCAAAGGGCTGGTGAGAAACTCTGTCTCCAGGTTCAACAGCCTTCCCAAGCCGGACCCGGAGCCAGTGGCTCCGCTGGGCCACAAGAGACAGGCAGGCTCCCGGCCGGCTTCGTGGGCCCTGTTTGACCTCCCAGGACCAGGCGAGGCGGGCGCTGGGGAGCCAGCTCCTATCACAGATGCTGAGTTCCGCCCATCTTCAGAAATTGTTAAGATCTGGGAGGGAATGGAGTCTTCTGGGGGGAGCCCTCGGAAGGGGCCAGGCCAAGGCCAGGCCAATGGCTTTGACCTGCACGAGCCACTCTTCATCCTGGAGGAGCATGAGCTGGGGGCCATCACCGAGGAGTCAGCCACTGCCTCACCGGAGAGTGTCTCCCCGACTGAGCGGCCCAGCCCGGCCCACCTGGCGCGGGAGCTGAAGGAGCTGGTGAAGGAGCTGAGCAATGGCACCCAGGGGGAGCTGGTGGCCCCATTGCACCCCCGCATTGTGCAGCTCTCCCACGTGATGGACAGCCGCGTGAGCGAGCGAGTCAAGAACAAAGTCTACCAGCTGGCCCGCCAGTACAGTCTCCGGATCAAGAGCAAGTCAGTGACGGCCAGACCGCCACTGCAGTGGGAGAAGGCGGCTGCCACCGTTCCCCGCctgcaggaggaggctggagcaCCGTCAGGTGGCTCAG GTAGGAGAAAGCCGGTGCTGTCCCTCCTCAACCCCGAGCAGCCGACGACAGGCCAGGAGCCCAGCCCGCCCAAGCCCTGCTCTGCCGGGGAGACGTCGCCACGGCGCTTCTCCTGCAGCCCCTCTGCTGCCAGCCCAAGGACCCCCTCCTCTGGTGTCCGGCCCTCCTCGAGAAGCCCCCTCAGCCCCTTCAATACTGAGACCTTCCACTGGCCTGACGTGCGGGAGCTCTGCTCCAAGTACGCCTCCTACGACGAGTCACTCCAGGCTGAGGGCAGCCGGCCCCGCGGCCCGCCCGTCTACCGCAGCCGCTCGGTGCCCGAGAGCATAGTGGAGCCGCCTCTGCCGGGCAGGGCGGGCCGCTGCAGCAGCCTGAGCTCCCAGAGGGCCCGCGCAGGCCTGGAGGCCGCCCAGCTGCAGCCTCCTGGGGCGCTGCCCCCAGGCGGGCCGGCCGCAGAGGGGGCCCTGTACGTGACCGCAGACCTCACCCTGGACAACAACCGGCGGGTGATTGTCATGGAGAAggggcccctgccccagccccctgtGGGGCTGGAGGACGGCGGTGGGCACGGACCAAGCCTGCCAGCggccagggtggggcagggccaggatttcCAGGAGTCTGCAGAGTATCGGCCAAAGGAAGAGGGTCCCAGGGACCCAGCGGACCCCAGCCAGCAGGGGAGAGTGAGAAACCTGCGGGAGAAATTCCAGGCCTTGAACTCCGTAGGTTGA
- the PLEKHG3 gene encoding pleckstrin homology domain-containing family G member 3 isoform X2 has protein sequence MPVSASLRQDGSQERPVSLSSSTSSSGSSRDSRGAMEEPNASEAAAENGAGSPRGRHPPNSNNNSSGWLNRRGPLSPFNSRAAAAPAHKLSYLGRVVREIVETERMYVQDLRSIVEDYLLKIIDTPGLLKPEQVSALFGNIENIYALNSQLLRDLDSCNSDPVAVASCFVERSQEFDIYTQYCNNYPNSVAALTECMRDKQQAKFFRDRQELLQHSLPLGSYLLKPVQRILKYHLLLQEIAKHFDEEEDGFEVVEDAIDTMTCVAWYINDMKRRHEHAVRLQEIQSLLINWKGPDLTIYGELVLEGTFRVHRVRNERTFFLFDKALLITKKRGDHFVYKGHIPCSSLMLIESTRDSLCFTVTHYKHSKQQYSIQAKTVEEKRSWTHHIKRLILENHHTTIPQKAKEAILEMDSYYPNRYRHSPERLKKAWSSQDEVSTHMQQGRRQSEPHQPPYSRATLPSRQRGLVVPGLKGRRKSEPTRHLLRQLSEKARAAGMKAKGRRESEGSKSCRSPSGRSPTRAEKRMSFESASSLPEVEPDPESGTEQEVFATVEGPSTEEMPSDSESPEVLDAQLDVHQELLGLDHPGGIVDFVVAESTEDLKALSSEEEEEEPESLLPPSVLDQASVIAERFVSSFSRRSSLALEDSKSSGFGTPRLTSRSSSVLSLEGSEKGLARGGSTSDPLGSQLPQEVDTTVGAAMESGPSVNGTQPPSPGCPVEPDKSSCKKKESMLSTRDRLLLDKIKSYYENAEHHDAGFSIRRRESLSYIPKGLVRNSVSRFNSLPKPDPEPVAPLGHKRQAGSRPASWALFDLPGPGEAGAGEPAPITDAEFRPSSEIVKIWEGMESSGGSPRKGPGQGQANGFDLHEPLFILEEHELGAITEESATASPESVSPTERPSPAHLARELKELVKELSNGTQGELVAPLHPRIVQLSHVMDSRVSERVKNKVYQLARQYSLRIKSKSVTARPPLQWEKAAATVPRLQEEAGAPSGGSGRRKPVLSLLNPEQPTTGQEPSPPKPCSAGETSPRRFSCSPSAASPRTPSSGVRPSSRSPLSPFNTETFHWPDVRELCSKYASYDESLQAEGSRPRGPPVYRSRSVPESIVEPPLPGRAGRCSSLSSQRARAGLEAAQLQPPGALPPGGPAAEGALYVTADLTLDNNRRVIVMEKGPLPQPPVGLEDGGGHGPSLPAARVGQGQDFQESAEYRPKEEGPRDPADPSQQGRVRNLREKFQALNSVG, from the exons ATGcccgtctctgcctccctccGCCAGGATGGCAGCCAGGAGCGGCCGGTGAGCCTGAGCTCCAGCACCTCCTCGTCGGGCTCCTCCCGTGACAGCCGCGGCGCCATGGAGGAGCCCAATGCCTCCGAGGCTGCAGCCGAGAACGGGGCGGGCTCCCCACGCGGCCGGCATCCCcccaacagcaacaacaactCCAGCGGCTGGCTGAACAGGAGGGGGCCCCTGTCCCCGTTCAACAGCCGGGCGGCCGCAGCGCCTGCGCACAAGCTCAGCTACCTGGGCCGAGTGGTGCGGGAGATCGTGGAAACGGAGCGCATGTACGTGCAGGACCTGCGCAGCATCGTTGAG GACTACCTCTTGAAGATCATCGACAcgcccgggctgctgaagccagAACAAGTCAGTGCCCTCTTTGGGAACATAGAAAACATCTACGCACTGAACAG CCAGCTACTCAGAGACCTGGACAGCTGCAATAGTGACCCCGTGGCTGTGGCCAGCTGCTTTGTGGAAAGG AGCCAGGAGTTTGATATCTACACCCAGTACTGCAACAACTACCCCAA CTCGGTGGCAGCCCTGACGGAGTGCATGCGGGACAAGCAGCAGGCCAAGTTCTTCCGGGACCGGCAGGAGCTGCTGCAGCACTCACTGCCCTTGGGCTCCTACCTGCTGAAGCCTGTGCAGCGCATCCTCAAGTACCACCTGCTGCTCCAG GAAATTGCAAAACATTTTGATGAAGAAGAGGATGGCTTTGAGGTGGTAGAGGATGCCATTGACACCATGACCTGTGTGGCCTGGTACATCAACGACATGAAGAGGAGGCACGAGCATGCAGTCCGGCTCCAG GAGATTCAGTCGCTGCTTATCAACTGGAAGGGGCCAGACCTGACCATCTATGGGGAGCTCGTCCTGGAGGGCACGTTCCGTGTGCACCGCGTGCGCAACGAGAGGACCTTCTTCCTCTTTGACAAAGCGCTGCTTATCACCAAGAAGCGGGGCGATCACTTTGTCTACAAGGGTCACATCCCG TGCTCCTCCCTAATGCTGATTGAAAGCACCAGAGATTCCCTGTGCTTCACCGTCACCCACTACAAGCACAGCAAGCAGCAGTACAGCATCCAG GCCAAAACAGTGGAGGAGAAACGGAGCTGGACTCACCACATCAAGAGGCTCATCCTGGAGAATCACCATACCACCATCCCCCAGAAG gcCAAGGAAGCCATCCTGGAAATGGATTCCTACT ATCCCAATCGGTACCGGCATAGCCCAGAGCGGCTGAAGAAGGCTTGGTCCTCCCAGGATGAGGTGTCTACCCACATGCAGCAGGGCCGCCGGCAGTCAG AGCCTCATCAGCCCCCGTACAGCCGGGCAACACTCCCCAGCAGGCAGCGAGGCCTCGTAGTGCCAGGCCTTAAGGGCCGCAGAAAGTCGG aGCCAACCAGACACCTGCTCAGGCAACTCAGTGAGAAAG CCAGAGCAGCGGGAATGAAG GCAAAGGGGCGCAGGGAGTCTGAAGGCTCCAAGAGCTGCAGAAGCCCCAGCGGTCGCTCTCCAACCCGTGCTGAGAAGCGCATGAGCTTTGAGTCGGCCTCCTCCTTGCCAGAG GTTGAGCCAGACCCTGAGTCTGGGACAGAGCAGGAGGTGTTTGCCACTGTGGAAGGTCCCAGCACCGAGGAGATGCCCTCAGACTCAGAGTCTCCAGAAGTCCTGGATGCACAGCTTGACGTCCATCAGGAGCTGCTGGGGCTGGACCACCCAGGTGGCATAGTGGACTTCGTGGTGGCTGAGAGCACTGAGGACCTTAAGGCCCTGagcagtgaggaggaggaggaggagcccgaGAGCCTCCTGCCCCCCTCTGTGTTGGACCAGGCCAGTGTCATTGCTGAGCGGTTCGTCAGCAGCTTCTCTCGGCGGAGCAGCCTGGCGCTGGAGGACAGCAAGTCAAGTGGCTTCGGGACCCCGAGACTCACCAGCCGGAGCAGCAGTGTGCTCAGCCTAGAGGGCAGCGAGAAGGGCCTGGCCCGAGGTGGTAGCACCTCAGACCCCCTCGGCTCTCAGCTCCCCCAGGAAGTCGACACTACTGTGGGGGCGGCCATGGAGAGCGGCCCTTCTGTCAATGGGACACAGCCCCCAAGCCCAGGCTGCCCAGTGGAGCCAGACAAGTCTTCCTGCAAGAAGAAGGAATCTATGCTCTCCACCCGAGACCGGCTGTTGCTGGACAAAATCAAGAGCTACTACGAAAACGCAGAGCATCATGATGCGGGTTTTAGCATCCGGCGCCGGGAGAGCCTTTCCTACATCCCCAAAGGGCTGGTGAGAAACTCTGTCTCCAGGTTCAACAGCCTTCCCAAGCCGGACCCGGAGCCAGTGGCTCCGCTGGGCCACAAGAGACAGGCAGGCTCCCGGCCGGCTTCGTGGGCCCTGTTTGACCTCCCAGGACCAGGCGAGGCGGGCGCTGGGGAGCCAGCTCCTATCACAGATGCTGAGTTCCGCCCATCTTCAGAAATTGTTAAGATCTGGGAGGGAATGGAGTCTTCTGGGGGGAGCCCTCGGAAGGGGCCAGGCCAAGGCCAGGCCAATGGCTTTGACCTGCACGAGCCACTCTTCATCCTGGAGGAGCATGAGCTGGGGGCCATCACCGAGGAGTCAGCCACTGCCTCACCGGAGAGTGTCTCCCCGACTGAGCGGCCCAGCCCGGCCCACCTGGCGCGGGAGCTGAAGGAGCTGGTGAAGGAGCTGAGCAATGGCACCCAGGGGGAGCTGGTGGCCCCATTGCACCCCCGCATTGTGCAGCTCTCCCACGTGATGGACAGCCGCGTGAGCGAGCGAGTCAAGAACAAAGTCTACCAGCTGGCCCGCCAGTACAGTCTCCGGATCAAGAGCAAGTCAGTGACGGCCAGACCGCCACTGCAGTGGGAGAAGGCGGCTGCCACCGTTCCCCGCctgcaggaggaggctggagcaCCGTCAGGTGGCTCAG GTAGGAGAAAGCCGGTGCTGTCCCTCCTCAACCCCGAGCAGCCGACGACAGGCCAGGAGCCCAGCCCGCCCAAGCCCTGCTCTGCCGGGGAGACGTCGCCACGGCGCTTCTCCTGCAGCCCCTCTGCTGCCAGCCCAAGGACCCCCTCCTCTGGTGTCCGGCCCTCCTCGAGAAGCCCCCTCAGCCCCTTCAATACTGAGACCTTCCACTGGCCTGACGTGCGGGAGCTCTGCTCCAAGTACGCCTCCTACGACGAGTCACTCCAGGCTGAGGGCAGCCGGCCCCGCGGCCCGCCCGTCTACCGCAGCCGCTCGGTGCCCGAGAGCATAGTGGAGCCGCCTCTGCCGGGCAGGGCGGGCCGCTGCAGCAGCCTGAGCTCCCAGAGGGCCCGCGCAGGCCTGGAGGCCGCCCAGCTGCAGCCTCCTGGGGCGCTGCCCCCAGGCGGGCCGGCCGCAGAGGGGGCCCTGTACGTGACCGCAGACCTCACCCTGGACAACAACCGGCGGGTGATTGTCATGGAGAAggggcccctgccccagccccctgtGGGGCTGGAGGACGGCGGTGGGCACGGACCAAGCCTGCCAGCggccagggtggggcagggccaggatttcCAGGAGTCTGCAGAGTATCGGCCAAAGGAAGAGGGTCCCAGGGACCCAGCGGACCCCAGCCAGCAGGGGAGAGTGAGAAACCTGCGGGAGAAATTCCAGGCCTTGAACTCCGTAGGTTGA